A genomic window from Osmia bicornis bicornis chromosome 6, iOsmBic2.1, whole genome shotgun sequence includes:
- the LOC114874572 gene encoding methyltransferase-like protein 22 gives MTSYTVTSEIFTENNNSSIKIKNNCAITNFIFKYPSYMIKPKYINEGIIYDKDDDIDVNRQQKGKLGIEHYISTELQHVGLQVWRGALLLADYILSNPDLFKDKVVLELGAGVGLTSIVASFLAKEVICTDVDIKGILKLIRRNFIRNNTYVKSKLYIKELDFLNLKWPTFYEERINEATIILAADVIYDENITNGFVQTLAKLLNSETSKTVYISLEKRYVFTTANMDTSAPMFEEFLNCIEKQQFNWHIEYIKIDFPQYFKYDRVKQMILIKIENK, from the exons ATGACATCGTATACAGTAACatctgaaatatttacagaaaataacaattcttctataaaaataaaaaataatt GTGCAATAACTAACTTTATTTTTAAGTATCCATCTTATATGATAAAACCAAAATATATCAATGAAGGTATAATTTATGACAAAGATGATGACATAGATGTAAATAGGCAACAAAAGGGAAAATTAGGAATAG aaCACTACATATCTACAGAATTGCAACATGTTGGATTACAAGTATGGCGAGGTGCCCTGTTATTAGCTGATTATATTTTATCCAATCCTGATTTGTTCAAAGATAAAGTAGTTTTAGAATTAGGTGCTGGAGTTGGCTTAACTAGCATAGTAGCCAGTTTTCTGGCTAAAGAAGTAATTTGTACAg ATGTTGATATCAAAGggatattgaaattaatacgTAGAAATTTTATACGAAATAATACTTATGTTAAATCTAAACTTTATATTAAAGAATtggattttttaaatttaaaatggcCAACATTTTATgaagaaagaataaatgaagCAACCATTATTTTAGCTGCAGATG TAATTTATgatgaaaatataacaaacGGATTCGTCCAAACATTAGCAAAGCTTCTGAATTCAGAAACATCAAAAACTGTCTACATTTCTTTAGAGAAAAGATACGTATTTACTACAGCTAACATGGATACTAGTGCACCAATGTTTGAAGAATTTCTAAACTGTATTGAAAAACAGCAATTCAATTGGCatattgaatatattaaaatagatTTTCCACAATACTTTAAATATGATAGAGTAAAACAAATGATtcttataaaaatagaaaacaaataa
- the LOC114874569 gene encoding polycomb protein suz12-B — translation MPPKKREKEVDGQRGPRMDQIQADHELFLQAFEKPTQIYRFLRTRNQISPIFLYRNLTYMKQRMSRSHKSRRGFKTDMILEKLMSKNKQEENPGVRGYMTLTFLGFYDKKVEIPQDPVKVETLLLKICHKKRKDVSSPIMQVSVGTSEVPINPCENQPPPKVPTISIPNESFSLNNGHVAKTYMLLLRVYCTSNTGCLMHNCDLDEPAQKRRKSSTGSIKTSGEEVKLYGSELIVYDKHNRCLLTDGDYELGLQEVQTNIRSSPKKHSSWESVPDIKECGPFEVFSKGPTLKFRLNWTTEPSTGLVDRPSPIHTAPNGDNKENRSVNTGLERSSTNNNSSINNNNNSTLPTPSPLNSSRMTTPSEKLDTSTGTQQIVYQFLYNNNSRQQTEACEDLHCPWCSLDCGKLYSLLKHLKLCHSRFTFTYVPIPQGARIDVAINECYDGSYAGSPHELISQPSSVAFSRTGPTRRTSVTNILVCRPKRTKPSLSEFLELDENEYESQRPYITGHNRLYHHTVTCLPIYPKEMDIDSEGENDPKWLQTKTMMMIDDFTDVNEGEKELMKMWNLHVMKYGYVGDCQIPLACQMFLETKGKELLMKNLYRNFVLHMCSLFDFGLISPVVLYQTIQKLQEIMKEGGENSDIRKVLQKSHEAQVEKWLSSGFHASLDTKQNSTTAKVNFNSDVSNSNARRKTSLPLGSPNSQSVKTTVSIHNNITKHANMMSTTSNKTVNHNSTIQNSINKNANTFTSMQSGANKTASTVCITNTTNSKTSTTVSITNGISNQNETGRRQASDIPTRRKSTNSIIQISENTTLLRRKSMASENATTEYHRRKLILDPVSNSGNANQKPPQSGSSY, via the exons ATGCCGCCGAAAAAGCGGGAGAAAGAAGTGGATGGACAAAGAGGTCCTCGAATGGATCAAATACAAGCAGATCATGAGCTATTCCTGCAGGCCTTCGAAA agCCAACCCAGATTTATCGATTTTTACGCACAAGAAACCAAATTTCA cCAATATTTCTATATAGAAATTTAACTTACATGAAGCAACGTATGTCCAGAAGTCATAAGTCTCGAAGAGGATTTAAAACTGACATGatattggaaaaattaatGTCAAAAAACAAACAAGAGGAAAACCCAGGTGTTCGTGGATATATGACTCTTACTTTTTTAGGTTTTTATGATAAGAAAG TTGAAATACCTCAAGATCCAGTAAAAGTAGAAACattgttattgaaaatatgtCACAAAAAACGAAAAGATGTGAGTTCACCAATTATGCAG gttTCTGTTGGTACAAGCGAAGTTCCAATAAATCCTTGTGAAAATCAACCACCTCCAAAAGTACCTACTATATCTATACCTAATGAGAGCTTCAGTTTAAATAATGGTCATGTAGCAAAGACCTATATGCTTTTACTTAGAGTTTATTGTACATCAAATACTGGCTGCCTTATGCATAACTGTGATTTAGATG aaCCGGCTCAAAAACGTCGTAAGTCTTCTACTGGTTCTATTAAAACTTCAGGAGAAGAAGTAAAATTGTATGGTTCTGAACTGATAGTATATGACAAACATAATAGATGTTTGTTGACCGATGGCGATTATGAATTAGGTTTACAAGAAGTACAAACCAATATTCGATCTAGCCCAAAGAAGCACAGCTCTTGGGAGTCTGTACCTGACATCAAAGAATGCGGTCCTTTTGAAGTATTTAGCAAAGGACCAACATTAAAGTTTCGACTTAATTGGACGACTGAACCGAGTACTGGTTTAGTTGATAGACCATCTCCGATACATACAGCACCAAACGGtgataataaagaaaatcgATCAGTAAATA CTGGTCTAGAACGTTCTTCcacaaataataatagtagtattaacaataataacaatTCTACACTGCCAACACCTAGTCCTCTTAACTCTTCAAGAATGACAACACCCAGTGAAAAGTTGGACACTTCTACGGGTACTCAGCAAATAGTTTACCAGTTCCtgtacaataataatagtcgTCAACAAACAGAAGCTTGCGAAGATTTACATTGCCCTTGGTGTTCGTTAGATTGTGGAAAGCTCTATTCGTTGTTAAAACACTTAAAACTATGTCATTCACGATTTACATTCACATATGTG cCAATTCCACAAGGTGCTCGTATAGACGTAGCAATAAACGAATGCTATGATGGCTCCTATGCAGGAAGCCCTCATGAATTGATATCACAACCTTCTAGCGTAGCTTTTTCCAGAACAGGGCCAACAAGACGTACAAGtgtaacaaatattttagtaTGTCGCCCAAAAAGAACTAAACCAAGTCTTTCAGAATTTCTGGAGCTTGATGAAAATGAGTACGAAAGCCAAAGACCTTACATTACAGGACATAATag ATTATATCATCATACTGTCACATGTTTGCCTATATATCCAAAAGAAATGGATATTGATTCTGAAGGAGAAAACGATCCAAAATGGTTGCAAACTAAAACGATGATGATGATCGATGATTTTACAGACGTAAacgaaggagaaaaagaactTATGAAAATGTGGAATTTACACGTTATGAAATATGGCTATGTAGGAGACTGTCAAATACCATTGGCTTGCCAAATGTTTCTAGAAACTAAAGGAAAGGAATTGCTCATGAAAAATTTGTATCGTAATTTTGTTCTACATATGTGTAGTTTGTTTGATTTTGGCTTAATTAGCCCTGTGGTTTTatatcaaacaattcaaaaatTACAAGAGATAATGAAGGAAGGAGGTGAAAATAGTGATATTCGAAAAGTTTTACAAAAGTCGCACGAAGCTCAAGTTGAAAAATGGCTTAGTTCAGGTTTTCATGCATCTTTAGATACTAAACAAAATAGTACAACTGCTAAAGTAAATTTTAATAGTGACGTATCAAATTCTAATGCAAGACGTAAAACCTCTTTACCTCTTGGTTCACCAAATTCGCAATCCGTAAAAACAACGGTATCTATCCATAataatattactaaacatgCTAACATGATGTCCACAACATCGAATAAGACTGTAAATCATAATAGTACAATACAAAActctattaataaaaatgctAATACATTTACATCAATGCAAAGCGGTGCGAATAAAACTGCTTCTACAGTTTGTATAACGAATACTACTAATAGTAAAACTTCTACAACAGTGTCAATCACTAATGGGATATCCAATCAAAATGAAACAGGACGAAGACAAGCGAGTGATATACCAACTCGACGTAAAAGTACAAATTCGATAATTCAGATTTCAGAGAATACGACACTTTTACGTCGAAAGTCAATGGCCAGTGAAAATGCGACTACCGAGTATCATagaagaaaattgattttgGATCCAGTATCGAATAGTGGTAATGCTAACCAAAAACCACCCCAAAGTGGAAGTAGCTATTAG